The Brachyhypopomus gauderio isolate BG-103 unplaced genomic scaffold, BGAUD_0.2 sc101, whole genome shotgun sequence nucleotide sequence ttattactgtagctttaatgtacgaattaattgattttatgctgttatagtggatgtattgtaatgttacatacatttgatttagtttggttattCATTTGCGTGTTTTTACGTTTACGTACTGTTTTACGTAcagtgctgtggttcggtctaaatcctgattggaacttttcatggatactatttgattggagataatggtATAACTGAATGTAAACTGCTtttttttctagaattttagagataaatgggagattagaaattggtctatagttggttagaatctgcggatcgagattctgttttttaatcaagggtctaattacggcgcattttaattgtttgggcacatatcctaggttaagggaactgttaatcatattaagcaAGGGCCCTGTAATAGTTGGGAGTAGGTATTTGagtagacgggttggaactgggtctaatatacatgatgtaggcttagacgaacgaattagtgttgtgagctctttttgtgaTATAGGATCAAAgacatttagctcagtaatattttcggatgcgtagttactaatacctatactactggggttggattggaggttaggctgtgatgtaggcctattatgactctgtagtcggataatatatatgttattactaaaaaagtttaaaaattcatcacaagtgtgtgtaagtgccatATTAGAACTAGTGCCATTGATATTTCTGgttagttttgatacagtcgcgaagagaaatctagggttatttttgttgttttctattagtgtcgaataatatgaggctctagcttttaattagggcatgtttatatttgaccaCGGCGTACTTTCCAtgcgattctaaacacttctagtgaggtggatctccatttgcactccgctgctcgagctgcctgttttagaagacgagtgtggtcgtcataccatggtgcaagctttttctccctaattaattttgttttaactggagctacactgtagAACATATTCCACAAATATTCTATTTGCAAGCAAACAACGTTATTTTCAAACGAAAACAGTgacttacaaatacaaaatgcgatagttgtaaattcatatgtgacgttcaagcaaatgcacagcaactttctaatacGTCACACTATACGCACAAATACGTACGTACAAAATATGTCCTTTGTGGATCATGTGACTTTTTGCACACTTTTAACAGGAGTGCTTTCTAAAGAGGCCAacatcatttttacctttaatcaacctggaaacatgacacaatgagtaatcgtgtgcacaggtgaattttctgtgatatgttggtgctgcccatagattaattctctgatgcacaataatttaaaagatcaaatcacactgctggaactcataaggagcttcaacagaccaaagcagctctgcagcaccatgagagagaaaggaaggaaaagaacaactttgaaaataaagttgatgaaccctacaaaataaaagtccctataGACTGGCACATAGAGTGGCACTGaaccaaacagagagagacacgtatcacaacatagacaaatgttttcattttagtgaagtaaGGAAGCCTAGCACTGTCTCCTGATGGTCTTTAGCATGAATGTCTTTAGAATTAATGTCTTTAGCATTATGCAGAGCCCAAATGGTTCTTTGTCATGATTGCAAATTCATTGTGAGAAGATGATGAAACAATGTCTTTTTCCTCTAGGAATTAATGCTATCCACTTTCCTCAACATGTAAACTttacctacataaacacatttatctgtgaggagtatgtcagactgctgaaatcagtaaacatggaaaaggagaaaagctacaactgcttagagtgtgggaagaatTTTACTAAACAAAGTGATCTccagaaacaccagcgcattcacacaggagagaagccatattactgctcagagtgtgggaagagttttactacacagagaagtcttcaacggcaccagcgcattcacacaggagataagccatatcactgctcagagtgtgggaagagttttactcaacagaatagtctcaaaacacaccagcgcattcacacaggagagaagccatattactgctcagagtgtgggaagagttttactcaacagaatagtctcaaaacacaccagcgcattcacacaggagagaagccatattactgctcagagtgtgggaatagttttactacacagagaagtcttcaactgcaccagcgcattcacacaggagagaagccatatcactgctcagagtgtgggaagagttttactcaacagaatagtctcaaaacacaccagcgcattcacacaggagagaagccatattactgctcagagtgtgggaagagttttattaaacacagtcatctccatgaacaccagcacattcacacaggagagaagccatttcactgctcagagtgtgggaagagttttactaatagggctgggtattgattcaaattccaagaatcgatccgattctgaagattaagaattgatttatttcgatttaatccgattgaatcgattcaatccaattcggggtttagtgttattaaaaatgtatttgagctgtttcctgactgtgtacaggagcaacatgttaaaactagtattatatcgatattgatcagcaaatagttactggtagttggtagttactgatggctggaagactggtgaaaagggtaatcataaatctaccttcaagaaaggtaatccaggacaataaacagagggcattttgaggtgtctatatctgcaacagtggactcctactgggacactaaccagtgcattattattatgattgaaataattaagaattcacctaaaagctgttgctaccaaatgcatttttattttaaaagtgctcacacttaataaactgaaagtataaaatgtaaacgtgtatttttctttaaagtgagaacattgatctatattactggattggacatcgCCTGTTGCCGCTATAGCTAGCAATGCGTCGCCCTCGGAgccattactatgcattgagtcatgtcagcaaagcagtgtagttgtcacgttgaggaccccggcccctcccttttgggcgtgtgtcaacgttgtccacgtgctttgtctgcgtcagtgaactctgtggtgagggctatgtcgtgtgaataatgtgtctcacctgtgaatcgtctcgtaatcacgtagggctaatgtggtttgtctatttaatgtgcgctcgcgcagtgtcctgtgctcgtcgttgtctatgtctgcacgttgtgctgaatgtgttagtgtttatcgtgcgctattgcgcaatacacgtctttattaaacgtgacgtttgctgccatcgagggattctgtgtctcgtccttcgcgttgcacccaccgtcacagaacgacgagccttcCGAGACACCAACaacaatgccaggctacaagaccAAGCCGAAGAAGGGCAAAAAGCCCTGCAAACGGCATCACCgtgcctctccctcccctccgcgCCATGAAGCCACGCCGACgttagaggagatggagacggacCCGGTGTGTGCCTTCCAGCTGGCTGCGGCTCGGGACTGCGAGCGCGacaaccccgagctggcggagatgaTCCGCGAGGGCGCGGCCAGGACATGGAGGATGAGGCGAAACCCCCCTCcgtcccgcgccctctcgcctctgagggtaggCTCATGTGTGGTCGGCGCCACCGCATCTACCCCAGAGGAGGAGTTTGGGGCAGAGGACTCGGAGGAAGAGGTCTACCCTCCGcctgaggactccgcctccacagtggactacggtgggggaggggatgagGAAGACTACCCCCCTTCTATATGCGACgactccaccgtcgactacggtggggaggaggagcaagaggaagaggtggaagcctaccctccgtcgctatgcgacgcctccaccattggctacggtgaggaggaggaggagtcagaggaggaggactacctccctccgcccgtaggtctctCTCCCACCATCGAGGAAGgcgagaaagagggggaggagcaagaGTACGACgaggagtaccctccgtcggagtgctTCGCTTACCCCGATGACGACagtggggaagaggaggaaaacagggattaccctccgtccgagggctcctacacggaggaggagagccctcctccctcggaactgtccgccgggacggtgaagaggaggaggagtccagaggcgggctcatcccacgagcgctccccagccagcgacatggactgttcccggggtggcagctcggggcagcccatgagctggagccgtggcagtgaggaggagatggaagtagaggaagccactcccactgccaggtccggagggagatcccCGGGCGAGGAGGGAttcccgtacggcccaccgaggggcgggactaaccgcgctgcacctggcgcgccggccaaccgcgctgcacctggcgcgtcggccaaccgcgctgcacctggcgcgtcggccaaccgcgctgcacctggcgcgtcggccaaccgcgctgcacctggcgcgtccgccagccgtgctgcgcccggtggagggtttgcaccgcccaccgcagcgcctgcagcaccagtggctccgGATCTCACTCCCCTAATcgccctcctcctggcgcgcagcctggcgccactgtcatgtgtgtctgtcccagtgttcgtgAGTTTGCCCATATGTGTACCAAACCCCTTCTTCCctcttgttcctctgtgtgtgaatgtacccgtgtgtgtattcgtgtctgttccattgtgtttgtctaacgtcttttcccctgtattcccagggagggtgttctaggcggtccgtagcggacgcttccccgagggcagtcacctcccagacgcaggactgagcgcgtcggatccgcccatcgtcgtgggttcggggcactcggtcctgttggcaccccgggacgggtagtgcccttggagggggcgtctgtcacgttgaggaccccggcccctcccttttgggcgtgtgtcaacgttgtccacgtgctttgtctgcgtcagtgaactctgtggtgagggctatgtcgtgtgaataatgtgtctcacctgtgaatcgtctcgtaatcacgtagggctaatgtggtttgtctatttaatgtgcgctcgcgcagtgtcctgtgctcgtcgttgtctatgtctgcacgttgtgctgaatgtgttagtgtttatcgtgcgctattgcgcaatacacgtctttattaaacgtgacgtttgctgccatcgagggattctgtgtctcgtccttcgcgctgcacccaccgtcacagtagttcctatgtgggatgtgcatccatctgtcacaaaaacagtcctagcgcccttatttcttattcgatttttataaaatatggcttaaattaaaggtgagaatattgccgatgttgtgatatggtgtgatatgtaaaacttaaaaaaaaaaatttataagcagtctgggaatttttcaatttaggtaaaattttaacaaaaccctgcataaagcccttttctttcacctggctAAAACTAAATATACATTAGTTTTAATTACGAtcacaattctgatattgaaagtAAAATTTATGAGTTTATTTCTTTATTCCGGGCAACACGGTGgtttggtggttagcacgtttgcctctcagcactggggtcttgggtttaagtccctatctgagtggagtttccatgttcttcctgtgtttgcgtgggtttcctccgggatctccggtttcctcccacagtccaaaaacatggaggttaggtaaattggcagtcaacaaaaaattctccctgagtgtgtgtctgtgtctctatgttcaataaaaaaagtagtgtctgtgtctgtgtgtgtgcttgtatgcccagtggtggatggtgctctgccactagagtctgtcctctctccccttcctgcaccccattcagtcccccagggggctgtggcttccggtagagagtacgctgtgcgcaattggctgctgcttctcgctggtgtgtgtgtgattgattgtctgtgacttgtacctgtgttaaattgtaaagcgccttgggaatctggaaaggcgctatataaatcgaacattcattcattcatttgtcaACTCTACCcgttacagctgtagtttttgtcacggtgaggcggccccctaccggccgcctccgtccacagcggctgttgttgtttgggggggggggcagctgtggtcccgtgccatggggtgtggcacggagggcgtcgctcccgagggaggccctgaatagggtagggcgtgtgtgtgtgtgtgtgtgtgtgtgtgtgtgctcttctctgtgcaggtgcttctccttggcggtgttcctggaccttgtgggggtctccacctggcaggagcccccttgtgttgtggggtgaccggagcccggtcatgaagagcccctccctagagggctggggcccccggatgtttggggaccatggggctccggtctgaaaagctcctgctggggatggagatcctccctcctgcccggggtgaccaggaggcccttggggctgctccctagcccgcgtcgggggtgctctgggcctcggtctctggcgctcctgggttgggtggaggagttgaagtagccacgccttggagaagtagcctgcacacacacacatacacgagggacgagagaggagccgtagcccctcgtcctcacacctgtggggctcaccggctgaaggccggttagggcgtgagggccctgtgaccgactggggcatggttttgtgttgttaacggcccggtcggtccagggtcccgcccggggaggtgagctgtttaatgttctatgttttatgttccagctcccggactgcaggaggtgttcctgcctgtccctgccttcctgccccttcgtgttttgtgtgcagtctgtgtgccacacacccagtggaggggagtgcggcttggtgggggggtctgtcacggtgaggcggccccctaccggccgcctccgtccacagcggctgttgttgttgttgtttggtgacgtcatgtgcgtccctcaggtgggcggagcccgtgatccatctcacctgagggtcgtttgtttgcctatatatgtcttgtctttgtaccagttgaccgctggtcattatatccttaatttggatcttttgcacgggttttggtttgcacactttctattaaaccatcctttttccctgagacttggcgtgatcgcttccttttcagttgctcacaccgcccgtcacagttttcataaattctttaaatgcaatactatggagtgatttttgtttcacacaagacaagacaacacggggagcgaggcgacggtgaggagcggcaccagcgtcacacacagaacatgtaaCATAACAAAACGAGCGCGCATACCGATCGACACGTCCGTTCACGCAGACCCGAAGAGctttctcag carries:
- the LOC143497155 gene encoding uncharacterized protein LOC143497155, translated to MEKEKSYNCLECGKNFTKQSDLQKHQRIHTGEKPYYCSECGKSFTTQRSLQRHQRIHTGDKPYHCSECGKSFTQQNSLKTHQRIHTGEKPYYCSECGKSFTQQNSLKTHQRIHTGEKPYYCSECGNSFTTQRSLQLHQRIHTGEKPYHCSECGKSFTQQNSLKTHQRIHTGEKPYYCSECGKSFIKHSHLHEHQHIHTGEKPFHCSECGKSFTNRAGY